From Arachis stenosperma cultivar V10309 chromosome 2, arast.V10309.gnm1.PFL2, whole genome shotgun sequence, one genomic window encodes:
- the LOC130962326 gene encoding protein MOS2-like: MKLSFSIPSKSSSSSNPIKLDHSKNDAPPSKHFVTEFDPSKPPTEQTATVIPPIQNEWRPTKKMKNLELPITDPNADHQSLEFEHDSNAADAEPGTDMSYGLNLRQAAEKNGKTGELADDEDDRVPRQRPEVALLQKFKDDLKRLPDHQGFEEFNDVPVEGFGKALLAGYGWSEGMGIGRNAKEDVKIVEYKRRTAKEGLGFVGNDRGSVQSQKKEEKKKSREDSGRNDADFVSEKKIVRIIGGKDAGLKGIVVRRIGEDWIVLKVSRSGEEVEARVSVDDVAELGSAEEERCLRKLKELRIRHKGEDDCNRDKASRHKRERDEKTTRVKANGGDHKKEDQQRGKKRISWLTSHIRVRVISQNIKGGRLYLKKAQVLDVVGPLTCDISMDESKEIVQGVSQDMLETALPRRGGPVLVLSGKYKGAFGSLVERDLDREVGVVQDADTHELLNVKLEQIAEYIGDPGLLGH; this comes from the coding sequence TCCAAACCGCCAACTGAACAAACCGCCACCGTTATACCCCCGATCCAGAACGAATGGCGCCCCACCAAGAAGATGAAGAACCTCGAGCTTCCCATCACCGACCCCAACGCTGACCATCAATCCCTCGAATTCGAGCACGATTCCAATGCCGCGGATGCAGAACCCGGCACCGACATGTCCTACGGTCTCAACCTGCGCCAAGCCGCCGAGAAAAATGGAAAAACCGGTGAACTCGCTGATGATGAGGATGATAGGGTTCCGCGGCAACGGCCGGAGGTGGCGTTGCTGCAGAAGTTTAAGGACGATTTGAAGCGGCTTCCTGATCACCAGGGTTTCGAGGAGTTTAATGATGTCCCTGTTGAGGGTTTCGGCAAGGCCTTGCTGGCCGGATATGGGTGGTCAGAAGGAATGGGAATAGGGCGGAATGCCAAGGAGGACGTCAAGATTGTGGAGTACAAGAGGAGGACTGCCAAGGAAGGGTTAGGATTTGTTGGCAATGATCGCGGTTCCGTTCAGAGccagaagaaggaggagaagaagaaaagcagGGAAGACAGTGGGAGAAATGATGCAGATTTTGTTAGTGAGAAGAAGATTGTGAGGATTATTGGGGGGAAAGATGCTGGATTGAAAGGTATTGTTGTGAGGAGAATTGGGGAGGATTGGATTGTTTTGAAGGTTTCAAGGAGTGGGGAGGAAGTGGAGGCTAGAGTGAGTGTGGATGATGTTGCTGAACTGGGATCTGCTGAGGAAGAGAGGTGCTTGAGGAAATTGAAGGAACTGAGGATTCGGCACAAGGGTGAAGATGATTGTAACAGGGACAAGGCTTCAAGGCATAAGCGTGAGAGAGATGAGAAGACAACTCGAGTGAAAGCTAATGGGGGTGATCATAAGAAGGAAGATCAGCAGCGAGGAAAGAAACGGATTTCTTGGCTCACAAGTCACATTCGAGTACGGGTTATTAGCCAGAACATTAAAGGAGGGCGGTTGTATTTGAAAAAGGCACAGGTTTTGGATGTTGTTGGGCCTTTGACTTGTGATATATCTATGGATGAGAGCAAAGAGATTGTTCAAGGAGTGTCCCAAGATATGCTGGAGACTGCGCTTCCTCGACGTGGGGGACCAGTTCTTGTGCTATCTGGTAAATATAAGGGCGCCTTTGGGAGCCTGGTTGAGAGGGATTTGGATCGGGAAGTTGGTGTTGTTCAGGATGCTGATACTCATGAGCTGCTCAATGTGAAGCTTGAACAGATTGCAGAGTATATAGGGGACCCCGGCTTATTAGGGCATTGA